One Luteibacter sp. 9135 DNA segment encodes these proteins:
- a CDS encoding 4a-hydroxytetrahydrobiopterin dehydratase, translated as MSLSPLASQHCQPRKGAENALDRATLDGHLATLPGWTVTADGKAIVKDFTFPDFRHTLGFINAVGFMANQEDHHPDLEAGYGHCQVLWSTHDVGGLSLNDVICAARVEALLDR; from the coding sequence ATGTCGCTTTCCCCACTCGCCTCCCAGCACTGCCAGCCGCGCAAGGGCGCGGAGAACGCGCTCGATCGGGCCACCCTCGACGGGCACCTGGCCACCCTACCCGGCTGGACGGTCACCGCCGACGGCAAGGCCATCGTCAAGGACTTCACCTTCCCGGATTTCCGCCACACCCTGGGCTTCATCAACGCCGTCGGCTTCATGGCCAACCAGGAAGACCACCACCCCGATCTCGAAGCCGGCTACGGCCACTGCCAGGTGCTGTGGTCCACCCACGACGTGGGCGGCCTCTCGCTCAACGACGTGATCTGTGCGGCGCGGGTCGAGGCGCTGCTCGATCGCTGA
- a CDS encoding NfuA family Fe-S biogenesis protein, whose protein sequence is MIDISERAQAHFQRLLAQQGGDGLGIRLRVVEAGTPAAQCELEFCDATELTGDEWTVECTGFNLYVDSESMRWLDPANIDYETHATGSQLNIRAPRIKGDAPGEGAGIVERVTFVLESEVAPQIASHGGRISLVEVTAEGVVVLRFGGGCHGCGMVDVTLKNGVEKTLRERVPEITEVRDVTDHETGDTPYFAKA, encoded by the coding sequence ATGATCGATATTTCGGAGCGCGCCCAGGCGCATTTCCAGCGGTTGCTTGCCCAGCAGGGCGGCGACGGCCTCGGTATCCGCCTGCGCGTGGTCGAGGCGGGCACGCCTGCCGCACAGTGCGAATTGGAGTTCTGCGACGCGACGGAACTTACCGGCGACGAATGGACCGTCGAGTGCACCGGCTTCAACCTCTATGTCGACAGCGAGAGCATGCGCTGGCTCGACCCGGCCAACATCGACTACGAAACCCACGCCACCGGCAGCCAGCTCAATATCCGCGCACCGCGGATCAAGGGCGATGCACCGGGTGAAGGTGCGGGCATCGTGGAGCGGGTGACGTTCGTGCTGGAGTCGGAGGTCGCGCCGCAGATCGCCTCGCACGGCGGCCGCATCTCGCTGGTCGAGGTTACCGCCGAGGGCGTGGTGGTGCTGCGCTTCGGCGGCGGCTGCCACGGCTGCGGCATGGTCGATGTCACGCTGAAGAACGGTGTGGAGAAGACCCTACGCGAGCGCGTGCCGGAAATTACCGAGGTGCGCGACGTCACCGACCACGAGACCGGCGACACGCCGTACTTCGCCAAGGCGTAA
- a CDS encoding c-type cytochrome: MIRGFSLIAIGALFALTATSSFAAGDPARGKTKIATCVACHGQDGNSVDPQYPRLAGQYADYLAQALHEYKDGRRNNAIMKGFAATLSDQDVDDVSAYFATMPTKLQGLEHHIQGD; encoded by the coding sequence ATGATCCGTGGGTTTTCCCTGATTGCCATCGGCGCGCTCTTCGCGCTGACCGCCACCTCGAGCTTCGCCGCCGGCGACCCGGCCCGCGGCAAGACCAAGATCGCCACCTGCGTAGCCTGCCACGGCCAGGACGGCAACTCCGTCGATCCGCAGTACCCGCGCCTGGCCGGCCAGTACGCCGATTACCTTGCGCAGGCGCTGCACGAGTACAAGGATGGGCGCCGCAACAACGCCATCATGAAGGGCTTCGCCGCAACGCTGTCCGACCAGGACGTCGACGACGTGTCGGCGTACTTCGCCACGATGCCGACGAAGCTGCAGGGCCTGGAACACCACATCCAGGGCGACTGA
- a CDS encoding c-type cytochrome encodes MKRLHLIGLIAVALCAASAAHAEGDKARGRTLVYTCNGCHGVPGYANAYPEYHVPHIGGQNEQYLVNALKAYKSGERTHPTMGAQAQSMSDQDIDDIAAYLSSLAK; translated from the coding sequence ATGAAGCGTCTGCATCTGATTGGCCTGATCGCTGTAGCTCTGTGCGCCGCATCCGCCGCGCATGCCGAAGGAGACAAGGCCAGGGGGCGGACGCTGGTCTATACCTGCAATGGCTGCCACGGCGTACCGGGTTATGCCAATGCGTATCCCGAGTACCACGTGCCGCATATCGGCGGCCAGAATGAGCAATACCTCGTCAACGCCCTGAAGGCCTACAAGAGCGGCGAGCGCACTCACCCAACGATGGGCGCCCAGGCGCAGAGCATGTCCGATCAGGACATCGACGACATCGCCGCCTACCTTTCCAGTCTCGCCAAGTAA
- a CDS encoding TraB/GumN family protein — protein sequence MIPAEHDVTPHPALDGQPIERMTRDGVDYVILGTAHVSRASVQAVDALLEREHFDAVAVELCASRAHGIRDPEAFKQMDLFQVIRQGKAGMVAASLVLGGFQKRLAAQYGIEPGAEMKAAMDGADARGIPVWLVDREVGTTLKRAWRSVGFFQRFGLMAGMLGSVFEREEIAEADIEKLKQSDLLESAFSDFAKDSAPLYRALIAERDEFMAARLRENGQRMDAAAPARTVLVVIGAGHLKGMSHQLAEQHGDARATADDLAVTPPASPWPKVFAVGLVLAIFAAIGFAFYRSPSLGADAVKSWVLLTGGLSALGALIAGGHPLSIVAAFVAGPLKPFRPGIPSGAFSAMAEAWVRKPRVIDFEHLRDDITHWTGWWKNRVARTLLNFFLVCVGTIAGEYIAGFHILKSLF from the coding sequence ATGATTCCCGCCGAGCACGACGTCACACCGCATCCCGCACTGGACGGCCAGCCCATCGAGCGCATGACGCGCGACGGCGTCGACTACGTCATCCTCGGCACGGCGCACGTGTCACGCGCCAGCGTGCAGGCGGTGGATGCGCTGCTGGAACGCGAACACTTCGACGCGGTGGCCGTGGAGCTCTGCGCCAGTCGCGCGCACGGCATCCGCGACCCGGAAGCCTTCAAGCAGATGGATCTCTTCCAAGTGATCCGCCAGGGCAAGGCCGGCATGGTCGCCGCCAGTCTGGTGCTCGGCGGCTTCCAGAAACGCCTGGCCGCGCAGTACGGCATCGAGCCCGGCGCGGAAATGAAGGCCGCGATGGATGGCGCCGACGCGCGCGGCATCCCGGTGTGGCTGGTCGATCGCGAAGTGGGCACCACCCTCAAGCGCGCCTGGCGCAGCGTCGGTTTCTTCCAGCGCTTCGGCCTGATGGCCGGCATGCTGGGCAGCGTGTTCGAACGCGAGGAAATCGCCGAGGCGGACATCGAGAAACTCAAGCAGTCCGACCTGCTGGAAAGCGCGTTCAGCGATTTCGCGAAGGACTCCGCGCCGCTGTACCGCGCGCTGATCGCGGAGCGCGACGAATTCATGGCCGCGCGCCTGCGCGAAAACGGCCAGCGCATGGATGCCGCCGCGCCCGCGCGCACCGTGCTGGTGGTCATCGGCGCGGGCCACCTCAAGGGCATGAGCCACCAGTTGGCGGAGCAGCACGGCGACGCGCGCGCCACCGCCGACGATCTGGCCGTCACCCCGCCGGCCTCGCCGTGGCCCAAGGTGTTCGCCGTGGGCCTGGTGCTGGCGATCTTCGCCGCCATCGGCTTCGCGTTCTACCGCAGCCCCAGCCTGGGCGCCGACGCGGTGAAGAGCTGGGTGCTGCTCACGGGCGGGTTGTCCGCCCTTGGCGCGCTGATCGCCGGCGGCCATCCGCTGTCCATCGTCGCCGCGTTCGTGGCCGGCCCGCTGAAACCGTTCCGCCCGGGCATTCCTTCCGGTGCGTTCAGCGCCATGGCCGAGGCATGGGTCCGCAAACCCCGTGTAATCGACTTCGAGCACCTGCGCGACGACATCACCCACTGGACCGGCTGGTGGAAGAATCGCGTGGCACGCACCCTGCTGAACTTCTTCCTGGTCTGCGTCGGCACCATCGCCGGCGAGTACATCGCTGGCTTCCACATCCTCAAAAGTCTTTTCTGA
- a CDS encoding carbon-nitrogen hydrolase, with product MSRTTLKVALLQETDRGSREANLDAIEQGLRDAAAAGVELVLLQELHNGPYFCQHENVDLFDLAETIPGPSTERLGRLAEELKLVVVASLFEKRATGLYHNTAVVFDRSRAIAGKYRKMHIPDDPAFYEKFYFTPGDLGFDPIPTSVGKLGVLVCWDQWYPEAARMMALAGADILFYPTAIGWDPKDTDEEKARQREAWITVQRGHAVANGLPLLACNRTGYEADPTAVGNGIQFWGSSFVAGPQGEFLAQAGTEGRELLIVDVDMQRSEHVRRIWPFLRDRRIDAYGDLTKRFRD from the coding sequence GGTCGCCCTGCTCCAGGAAACCGATCGCGGCAGCCGCGAAGCCAACCTCGACGCGATCGAGCAAGGCCTGCGCGATGCCGCCGCGGCCGGCGTCGAGCTGGTGCTGCTGCAGGAACTGCACAACGGCCCGTACTTCTGCCAGCACGAGAACGTCGACCTGTTCGACCTCGCCGAGACCATCCCCGGGCCGAGCACCGAGCGCCTGGGCCGGCTGGCCGAGGAACTGAAACTCGTCGTCGTCGCCTCGCTGTTCGAGAAACGCGCCACCGGCCTGTACCACAACACGGCCGTGGTCTTCGATCGCTCTCGCGCCATCGCCGGCAAGTACCGCAAGATGCACATCCCCGACGACCCGGCGTTCTACGAGAAGTTCTACTTCACGCCGGGCGACCTGGGTTTCGATCCCATCCCCACCTCGGTCGGCAAGCTCGGCGTGCTGGTCTGCTGGGACCAGTGGTACCCCGAAGCCGCGCGCATGATGGCGCTGGCCGGTGCGGACATCCTGTTCTACCCCACCGCCATCGGCTGGGATCCGAAAGACACCGACGAAGAGAAGGCACGCCAGCGCGAGGCGTGGATCACCGTGCAGCGCGGCCATGCCGTGGCCAACGGCCTGCCCTTGCTCGCCTGCAACCGCACCGGCTACGAGGCCGACCCCACCGCTGTCGGCAACGGCATCCAGTTCTGGGGTTCCAGTTTCGTGGCCGGGCCGCAGGGCGAATTCCTCGCCCAGGCCGGCACCGAGGGTCGCGAGTTGCTGATCGTGGATGTCGACATGCAGCGCAGCGAGCACGTGCGTCGCATCTGGCCGTTCCTGCGCGATCGCCGCATCGATGCCTACGGCGACCTCACCAAGCGCTTCCGCGACTAA